Proteins from a genomic interval of Musa acuminata AAA Group cultivar baxijiao chromosome BXJ1-9, Cavendish_Baxijiao_AAA, whole genome shotgun sequence:
- the LOC135592444 gene encoding uncharacterized protein LOC135592444, whose amino-acid sequence MGLQVAATCTRWSQLSPTNSLNSSQAAAAVSPLGCSKRMGAAAGVCDCVLASAFLGAGSGKLLRARSSETHRGRGRRSRQHAPRRPFSASLEHFAAQGGDEEEEEKFLQRLEGLALELQQERADGSEDSVAHSESWRSEEGDASGSFSCFGSEFSPVISPVPFSSTELLWLPVLPETPDWPDQIVPPSVERSANSVELPLSLRIIKRKKRREDGWFRETGESACCSVKRAFSSMVFMIRELQSYTLQMRDVLCREDLQGILARVKREMNSSFVWLFQQIFSCTPTLMVSIMLHLANFTVYSMGHLDASAMSAPDPPTQQSLVETVVVEERRQSHHNQSSIVKTFSSTGRTASIGGSGAGGGGKARPVAGATGDGQPDGGSSAYSTILPDGISTASGAVNAEEGEQSATEDGALVAVAAARAEEEARVWKGIREEVASIQSSTRDEALMDPETVRRLVSPVAVELEPDDYSGYLRTEIMYQHALSQDPENALLLANFAQFLHVVHHDHDRAEYYFKRAAGLKPADAEALGRYASFLWLARKDLEAAEETYLEAIAADPGNTVHAANYAHFLWSTGGEDTCYPLDDGNNDAW is encoded by the exons ATGGGACTTCAGGTCGCAGCGACTTGCACGCGGTGGTCGCAGCTGTCGCCCACCAACTCCCTGAATTCCTCCCAGGCCGCTGCCGCAGTCTCGCCTCTCGGCTGCAGCAAGCGGATGGGTGCTGCTGCCGGTGTCTGCGACTGCGTCCTCGCGTCTGCCTTCCTCGGTGCCGGCTCTGGCAAGCTGTTGAGGGCTAGGTCGTCGGAGACTCACAGGGGTCGTGGAAGGCGGAGTCGGCAGCACGCACCACGCCGGCCCTTCAGTGCCAGCCTTGAGCACTTCGCAGCACAGGGTGgcgacgaggaggaagaggagaagtttCTGCAGAGGCTCGAGGGATTGGCCCTCGAGCTGCAACAGGAGCGGGCGGATGGCAGCGAAGACTCGGTGGCTCATTCCGAGTCATGGAGGAGCGAGGAAGGCGATGCCTCGGGATCCTTTTCGTGCTTTGGCTCCGAGTTTAGCCCGGTAATTTCTCCTGTGCCCTTTTCGTCGACAGAGCTGCTGTGGCTGCCCGTCCTGCCGGAGACGCCGGACTGGCCCGACCAGATTGTGCCGCCCAGCGTGGAGAGGAGCGCAAACAGCGTCgagctgccgctgtcgctgcgtATCATAAAGAGGAAGAAGCGTCGGGAGGATGGGTGGTTCCGGGAGACGGGCGAGTCGGCCTGCTGCTCCGTGAAGCGGGCCTTCTCGTCCATGGTGTTCATGATCCGCGAGCTCCAGAGCTACACGCTCCAGATGCGGGACGTGCTTTGCCGCGAGGACCTCCAGGGAATTCTGGCGCGGGTGAAGCGCGAGATGAACTCCTCCTTCGTCTGGCTCTTCCAGCAGATCTTCTCCTGCACCCCGACCCTTATGGTCTCGATCATGCTCCACCTTGCCAACTTCACCGTCTACTCCATGGGCCACCTCGACGCCTCCGCCATGTCTGCGCCCGATCCGCCGACCCAACAGTCGCTGGTCGAGACGGTCGTGGTGGAGGAGCGTCGCCAAAGTCATCATAACCAATCCTCCATCGTCAAGACGTTCTCCTCCACCGGGCGAACTGCATCCATCGGAGGTAGCGGCGCCGGCGGTGGAGGGAAGGCAAGGCCGGTCGCGGGGGCCACGGGAGACGGGCAGCCCGATGGCGGATCCTCCGCTTACTCGACGATCCTCCCCGACGGGATCTCGACGGCTTCGGGGGCGGTGAACGCCGAGGAGGGGGAACAAAGTGCGACGGAAGATGGCGCGTTGGTGGCGGTGGCAGCAGCaagggcggaggaggaggcgagGGTTTGGAAAGGGATACGTGAGGAAGTGGCAAGTATACAGTCGAGCACGAGGGACGAGGCGCTCATGGACCCGGAGACGGTGCGGCGGTTGGTCTCGCCCGTGGCAGTGGAACTGGAGCCGGACGACTACTCGGGCTACCTGCGGACGGAGATCATGTACCAACACGCCCTGTCGCAGGACCCGGAGAACGCGCTTCTACTCGCCAACTTCGCTCAGTTCCTCCATGTCGTCCACCACGATCACGACAG GGCGGAGTACTACTTCAAGAGGGCGGCAGGGTTGAAGCCGGCGGACGCAGAGGCATTGGGTCGGTATGCGAGCTTCCTGTGGCTGGCGAGGAAGGACCTGGAGGCAGCGGAGGAGACCTACTTGGAAGCCATCGCCGCGGACCCCGGCAACACCGTCCACGCAGCGAACTACGCCCACTTCCTGTGGAGCACGGGCGGCGAGGACACCTGCTATCCCCTTGACGACGGCAACAACGATGCATGGTAG